One part of the Treponema peruense genome encodes these proteins:
- a CDS encoding amino acid ABC transporter permease, with translation MDFAFIKEVIPLYIQAAILTIKIGVVGILLSTLVGLVCAVIRYWKVPVLRVIVRIYTELSRNTPLLIQLFFLYFALPRLGIKLSSEQCAVIGLTFLGGSYMAETFRSSLETVGKNQIESGECIGLTRLQIVRYVVLPQAVAVSVPGVCANMMFLIKETSMFSAVALADLMYVAKDLIGLYYKTEEALALLVIAYFIILLPVTAASAWAERRLRHGQFGNA, from the coding sequence TCTTACTATAAAAATAGGCGTAGTGGGAATTCTGCTTTCTACACTGGTGGGACTTGTCTGTGCCGTTATAAGATACTGGAAAGTGCCTGTTTTACGGGTTATAGTCAGAATCTACACGGAACTTTCGCGCAATACACCGCTTTTGATTCAGCTTTTTTTCCTTTACTTTGCCCTTCCGCGGCTTGGAATAAAACTCAGTTCGGAGCAGTGCGCTGTTATTGGCCTTACTTTTCTTGGCGGAAGTTACATGGCCGAAACATTCAGAAGTTCCCTTGAAACAGTGGGAAAAAATCAGATTGAAAGCGGAGAATGCATTGGACTTACGCGGCTGCAGATTGTAAGATACGTTGTTCTTCCGCAGGCAGTGGCTGTTTCTGTACCAGGAGTCTGTGCAAACATGATGTTTCTTATAAAAGAGACGTCCATGTTCAGCGCGGTGGCTCTTGCAGACCTTATGTATGTGGCAAAAGATCTTATTGGCCTTTACTACAAGACAGAAGAAGCGCTTGCTCTTCTTGTAATTGCATATTTTATTATTCTGCTGCCGGTAACAGCCGCAAGTGCCTGGGCAGAAAGGAGACTTAGACATGGACAGTTCGGGAATGCTTGA
- a CDS encoding amino acid ABC transporter ATP-binding protein: MALLEIIDVKKDFREAGGILKGVSLSVERGEVVVILGPSGCGKSTLLRCINGLESIQGGTISLDGEVISNRTKEMHLIRQKVGMVFQSYDLFPHMTVLQNILLGPMKAQKRSRNEVESEAEALLKRVGLYEKKDAYPRQLSGGQKQRVAIVRALCMHPQVMLFDEVTAALDPEMVREVLDVMIELAKEGQTMLIVTHQLEFARAVADKIVFIDDGLIVEEDTPEQFFNNPRTERARKFLSAFMFDRIEAKK; the protein is encoded by the coding sequence ATGGCGCTGCTTGAAATAATTGACGTAAAAAAAGATTTTCGCGAGGCAGGAGGAATTCTAAAAGGAGTTTCTCTTTCTGTAGAACGCGGCGAAGTTGTTGTTATACTGGGACCTTCGGGCTGCGGAAAAAGCACGCTTCTCAGATGCATAAACGGTCTTGAGTCCATTCAGGGCGGAACAATTTCGCTTGACGGTGAAGTAATAAGCAATCGCACGAAGGAAATGCATCTTATAAGACAGAAAGTGGGCATGGTTTTTCAAAGCTATGATTTGTTCCCGCACATGACGGTTCTGCAAAACATTCTGCTTGGACCAATGAAAGCACAGAAACGCAGTCGCAATGAAGTTGAATCAGAAGCAGAAGCTCTTTTAAAGCGCGTCGGGCTTTATGAAAAAAAGGACGCCTACCCCAGACAGCTTTCGGGCGGCCAGAAACAGCGTGTGGCTATTGTAAGGGCACTGTGCATGCACCCGCAGGTTATGCTTTTTGACGAAGTTACTGCAGCCCTTGACCCCGAGATGGTAAGGGAAGTACTTGATGTAATGATTGAACTTGCAAAGGAAGGCCAGACAATGCTTATTGTAACCCACCAGCTGGAATTTGCACGCGCTGTTGCAGACAAGATTGTCTTTATTGATGACGGACTCATTGTCGAAGAAGACACGCCGGAACAGTTCTTTAACAATCCCAGAACAGAGCGCGCAAGAAAGTTTTTGAGTGCCTTTATGTTTGACAGAATTGAAGCAAAAAAATAG
- a CDS encoding amino acid ABC transporter permease, whose protein sequence is MDSSGMLDSIKEAFGVLFMGRNFARLMGGLWVTISIAAVSVALSLVLGFIVGIIMTSKNKIVRAVCRVYLEFMRIMPQLVLLFLAYFGITRAFGISLSGEAASVLVFTLWGTAEMGDLVRGALESMPSHQYESARALGLTESQIFVYIIIPQTIRRLVPLSMNLITRMIKTTSLVVFVGVIEVVKIGQQIIEANRISVPTASIAIYSVIFMMYFAVCWPLSFAADRLEKKLK, encoded by the coding sequence ATGGACAGTTCGGGAATGCTTGACAGTATAAAAGAGGCGTTCGGGGTGTTGTTCATGGGTCGCAATTTTGCAAGGCTTATGGGCGGACTCTGGGTTACAATAAGCATTGCTGCAGTTTCTGTAGCGCTTTCACTTGTTCTGGGATTTATTGTTGGAATTATCATGACGTCGAAGAACAAAATTGTGCGGGCAGTATGCAGAGTTTACCTTGAGTTTATGCGCATTATGCCACAGCTGGTTCTTCTTTTTCTGGCGTACTTCGGTATAACAAGGGCTTTCGGTATTTCACTTTCGGGCGAAGCGGCTTCTGTTCTTGTCTTTACGCTCTGGGGAACGGCAGAAATGGGTGACCTTGTAAGAGGTGCACTTGAGTCAATGCCGTCACACCAGTATGAAAGCGCACGTGCACTGGGCCTCACTGAAAGCCAGATTTTTGTTTACATAATAATTCCGCAGACAATAAGAAGACTTGTTCCGCTTTCGATGAACCTTATTACAAGAATGATTAAAACTACTTCACTTGTAGTATTTGTGGGTGTAATTGAAGTGGTAAAAATTGGACAGCAGATTATTGAAGCAAACAGAATTTCGGTTCCGACGGCTTCCATTGCAATTTATTCTGTTATTTTCATGATGTATTTTGCAGTGTGCTGGCCGCTTTCTTTTGCCGCAGACAGACTCGAAAAAAAATTGAAATAG